Sequence from the Candidatus Ancaeobacter aquaticus genome:
GTAGCGATATATGTATATGCTTGTTCGAGTCCTTGTTCGGATAAAATGTCTTCTTTTTTTCCAACAAGTCTACCGCGGGTACAATAGCGGCAATAACAGGCACAGGCATCAGTCACTAAAAGCAATGCTCTATCAGGATACCTATGGACAAGGCCGGGAACAGGGGAGTGAGAGTCTTCTCCGCACGGATCTTCCATATCAAATTCTGACACATTGAGCTCTTCAATACGAGGAATAACTTGTTTGCGTATAGGGCAATTAGGGTTTTTTGCATTGATAAGTGAAAAGAAATATGGCGTTATCGCCATAGGCATTCTTTTTTTCTGGCTTTTAATGCAGAGCTTTTCTGAAGGAGTAAGCGGTAGGAGTTTTTCGATCTGGCTGTAATTGGTGATTCTATTCTTTAACTGCCATTCCCAGTCATTCCATTGTGAAGGATCAGAATTATCGATTGCACGATGATCTGAATTGGTGTGTGACATCTGCCTCTCAAGCTCCTTTCCCTTATATATACTTTACTTTGCGAACAGTTTTCCGTATGTAATTCTGTCGTCATTTTTACAATAAAAATTTTTAATGCGAGAGAATTCAGTGTAGTGTTGTTTTAAATAAAATGTCCGTGTTTTTTCGTATGATGGTTTCGACGCGGTTTCAATTAAAAGCATGCGGCCATCTTTTTCTATGATCAGACTTTCAAGCTCTTTCATGAGCACCTGACCGACACCTTTACTTTGCCACAATGGATCTACTGCAATCCAGTAGATATAATATACACCGTGAGTAAACGGCGCGTGGCCATAACAAACATATCCTACAGGTGTCTCACAATCATCTATGTAACACAGAAACTCATAATCTTTTTGAGAGTGATCCTTTAAATAAATATCTAAGAGTTCTATCGCGCATTGTTCTTCTTCCGGCGTAAATGCGCGCGCATTTTGAATAACGTTACAAATTGCTTCGCGATCTTTTAATGTGACTTTTCTAATCTTTTTCACGTGTTTATACCGACACTTTATGTGTATTTTAAATGGAAGTATAAATTAAAAAAAATATTTATGCAAAGAATAAATAAGCACAGAACAAAATATTTTATATACTAACGGGGGCTAGGTTTTTTTGTGAAATTCTTGAAAGAGTGATACCAAGAATTTTATTTATGAGATCCTGATAGTTTATACCTTCTGCACGTGCAGCTTTTGGAAAGCAAGAGTTGTGTGCAGGGTTTGGAAGAATGCCGGGGAGTGGGTTGAGTTCGATAATATGCGGATCATTATTCTTATCAAGACGAATATCAATTCTGCACCAATCGCGGCATCGGAGAGAGTGGAATGCGCGAAGAGCTGTACCTTGAATGCGTGAAGCGAGTTCAGAAGAAACATCTGCCGGGCAGGCAAAAACAGGAAGCGGTTTATTGGGCTTGTCCCAAATCCATTTAGCTTCATAAGAATAGATTTTATGCGCATCACGAGGAAGTGCATCAAACATAATTTCTACCAGTGGGAGAGTTGTAGTATCAGAACCATTTCCAATAACTGCTATCGTAAACTCTCTCCCCGGAAGAAATTCTTCTATAAGCGCGGGTTGGCTGTATTCATTATGTACTCTGTCAATTTCTGTGCGCATCTGGGTTGTGTTGTTAACGAAAGATGAGTTGCGGATACCTTTCGATGATCCTTCCCATGCAGGTTTAACGAGTGAAGGAAAATGTGTCCACTGGCTGTATATATCGGTGTTTTGCGTAACAATCATATACTGTGGAGTTAATATGTTGTGTGCAGACAGTATTTCTTTTGTTCTGCTCTTATCCAAACAGATTCCGAGAGTTGTTGGATCACTTCCTGTGTAGGGGATACCAAGCATTTCGAGTATTGAAGGAATGTATGATTCGCGGTTTGGTCCGCCTTTCCCTTCGGCAACATTAAAAACAATATCAGGATTAATTTTTCTCAGCTGCGAGAATGCATTTTCATCTGCTTCTATGGGAACAACGGTATGATCTCTTGATAGAGCTTCAATAAGTGCATCGATAGTTTCAATATCGTCCCACTCAGCTTCTGTATCATCGTAAGAAGACATATCTTCTAATGACAACTTTTTTAGGTTATACGTAAGTCCTACAAGCATAACAGATGTCGTCCAGTCCATTAATGGTATATTAATGGAGTTATTAATATATGATGGCTATCGCAATTATTCTTTTGTTTTAGCCGGTTCTTTTTTAACGTCTACTTCTGTTTCTTCCTCAACTACTTCTTCGATATCAGGTAAATCATCTTCCGTAACAATTTCAAGGTATGTTGCGGTCATGGTCCCTGTAGGATTTATTTTGTATTCCCCGGCAACATTTTGTCCTGCTTCGAGCTCAGCTAAAGGGATTTCATCGAATTCACCCCAAATAGTCGTTGTTTTAGGATCAATATGAAGTTTAATTACTTTATCTCCTTCACTTTTAATTGAGACGTTATTTTTTGCCGGTTCAATGCTTACAACATTTCCTTGTATTGATATCAGTTCATCGGCAGATGCAGGAGCTGGAGGCCCGGGATTTTGTGCGCATACAGATGCAATGGTAATTAACGAGAACGCACAAAGAAACGCAATAGATACAATGCTACGTGATAATCTAAACATATAATCCTCCTTATTAAGGTTAAAAGTTTGTATATAACTATATGACGCATTAAACACATATTTGTTCTAAAAATATACTCATCACACGTAAAATAAGCAATAAAAATGTGAAAATAAATTAAGAGGTTATGTGTCTAGTCGTTATATTATTACTGCTGCGGCACCAAAAGTTCCACAGCCTCTTATTGAACAGTTAAAAGTAGGAGGGAAAATTGTTTTTCCTCTTGGCAGGTGGATGCAGAATTTGATTATTATTTCACAACCCCTTGTATCACTCTTTTTCTTCAACGCCATATGCGTTAATAAGTTTTTCGCGCATACTTTCCATGGGGCGCCATAATTCTTTGCCTACAGTGCCAATACCACTGCCAATACCTTTAGCAATATCTTTTGTCCTGTTTGACGTAGTTGTTGCCGCCATTTTTAGTTTGGTCATTATTCCGGGTTTTTTTGTTTTAATTGTTGCGGTAGTTTTATCTACAATTTTAATCGGTGGGGCCGGAGGGACTTCGAAGACGGATTGATAGGATACCGTTTCTGTTGTGCACCCCCAGAGAAGCAACGACATACTTATAATGAATGCTGCACATGATATGGTTTTGTAATATGTATTATTTTTCATAGTTTTAATAATGATCTAAAGCCATTCTAGTATCTGAAAGACCTGCTTTCCGGAGACTCATTTTTTTGATTACAAGCCTTATGTCATAATGTTAGAAAGAATTGTATAAGGAGTGAGTATTTTTGTCATTGAAAAAATACCCAAGAGTTATATATTGACTATCACAAATAAATACATATAATAAACCGGAGTATGTTTTTATACATTATGCTGCTTACTCAGTGGTTGAGAATAGTTGCTTACAGTCATTAATGCTTATTAAGAAAGGGGTTATGAAATGACATTTATCGTAGATGTAAATGCGCGTGAAATATTGGATTCAAGAGGTAATCCTACCGTGGAGGTTGATGTTTTATTGGAATCCGGGGTTTTGGGAAGAGCAGCTGTTCCATCAGGGGCATCGACCGGTGAACATGAAGCAGTTGAGCTACGTGACGGTGATAAAAAACGATATTGTGGTAAAGGGGTAAAAAAAGCAGTCGAAAATGTTGTGAATGAAATTTTTCCAAAAATCGAAGGATTTGATGCGGCTGACCAGCCCGGGCTTGATAAACAGCTTATAGAGTTGGATGGCACAGAAAATAAATCGCGTTTAGGTGCAAATGCAATGCTTGGTGTTTCTCTTGCCGCTGCAAAAGCTGCTGCCGCAACGAACGGTCTTTCACTGTATAAATACATCGGTGGCGTTAATGCTAAAGTGCTTCCTGTCCCAATGATGAACATTATTAATGGTGGTGCTCATGCCGATAATAATGTTGATATCCAAGAATTTATGATTATGCCAAAAGGCGCTTCAAGGTTCAGTGAGGCATTAAGAATGGGTGCTGAAGTTTTTCATTCATTAAAAAAAGTGCTCCACGCCAAAGGCCTTAATACGTCAGTTGGTGACGAAGGTGGATTTGCTCCTAACTTAAAATCAAATGAAGAAGCAATTGAAGTAATCTTAGAGGCAATTGATAAGGCGGGGTATAAAGCAGGAAGTGACATCTTCTTGGCACTTGATGCTGCAGCAAGCTCTTTTTATGAAAAGGGTACGTATGTCCTTAAAGCTGAACAAGGAGCGCGAAAAAGTGCTGATGAGATGATTGCCTATTACGCTGATTGGGTGAACAAGTATCCGATTGTTTCTATTGAAGACGGCTTGTATGAAGATGATTGGGAAGGATGGAAGAGGTTAACCGATGTACTTGGAAAGAAGATTCAGCTTGTTGGCGATGATCTTTTTGTGACAAATACAAAACGGCTCAAAAGGGGTATTGAAGAAGGTATCGGAAACTCAATTTTGATTAAAGTAAACCAGATTGGTACACTCACAGAAACGCTCGACGCGATCGAAATGGCAAAAGAAAACGGGTATACTGCTGTTGTATCGCATAGATCCGGTGAAACAGAAGATACGACGATCTCTGATATTGTTGTGGCAACAAATGCGGGACAAATAAAAACCGGATCATTGTCACGAACTGACAGGATTTGTAAATATAACCAGTTGTTGCGGATTGAAGAAGAACTGGGGTTGGTTGCCCAGTTCGGCGGCAAGCTGAAGGTTTAATCGAGCAGTATTAATGATAAAGCCCGCATTTTTTAGCGAATTTCGTAGCGAAGAGGCGTAACTGCCTGCGGGTGTAAGGCATGCGACTGAGTTCTTTGCAGGCGTACTTTTAGCACGTCGAGAAGAATAACGGAGCATAACACCGCAAGCGTAGGTATTTATGCCTCTGTAGTAGATATTAGATGAGAAATGCAGGGTGGTGTTCTTTATGAAGTTTTTAAAAAATACAGTATGGATATTTCTTGTTGTTGTCATGGTGGTTTCAGTGCTCTATTTTTTGTTTCCTGAAATAGCCCAGTACCTTAATTTTCTTGGTGATGACAAGAGATTATCGAGGCAAATTGAATCTGAAGAAACAAAGAATGTCGCATACAAAAAAGAAATAAAGGATTTACAGACTAATCCTGTGTATATAGAAAAGATTGCTCGTGAAAAGCTTGGTCTTTCACGTCCAGATGAGATTATTTATAAGTTTGATGCACAGAAAAAAAGTGAATCGTCAAAAGAGTAGGGTTTAAGCATGAAGAGTACCTTAAAAAGCTCTCTAAAGGAAGCTGTTGCGGGCTATCTCTTTGTCATGCCGAATTTCCTTGGTTTCTTGGTCTTTACTTCACTGCCGGTTGTTGCCTCATTCTTTATTGCCTTTTTTCAGTGGGATTTGATTACCGAACCAAAATTTGTCGGGCTTGAGAATTTTATTAATTTGTTGAGTTTTCATCATGAAAACGGTGCTATAGTCTCAAATGATCCTGATTTTTGGAAGTTTCTTGGTAATACCTTCTTTTTGATGTTAGGTATTCCTCTCAATATGGCAGCATCTCTTATTCTCGCCGTAATTATGAATAAAAAGCTCAAGGGTATCGTTATATTTCGAACGGTATATTTTCTTCCTTCGATATGTGCGGGCGTTGCAATTTATATGTTGTGGCAATGGATATATAACCCTGATTTTGGATTGCTTAATACCCTCATTAGAAAGCTATCTTTTGGCATATTTAATGGGCCTGAGTGGTTAACAAGTACTGCGTGGGCAAAACCCGCTCTTATTTTAATGGGCGTGTGGACAACAATGGGTGGCTACAATATGATTTTGTATCTTGCGGGTCTACAGGGAATTCCTCCGGAACTATATGAAGCGGCAGCGATAGATGGAGCAAGCCCGTGGCAGAAATTCCGGCACGTTACCTGGCCTATGCTGACGCCGACGACATTCTTTATATTTATTATGAGTATGATCGCGGGATTTCAAGGCGGTTTTGAACAAGCGTACATTATGACCGGTGGCGGACCTGCAGGGTCAACAACCACCATTGAATACTATATATTTAATAATGTATATGTATGGCAGCATATGGGTTATGCGGCAAGTATTGCGTGGATATTGTTTGTAATAATTTTTGTGATAAATTTATTTATCTGGAAATATGGTGGTAAAGTTGTACATTATTAATTAGTGATCCGTGGTTCGGTTATCGTGAATCACGAATTCAGCTTTAAGCTATATGCTATAAGAAAAAACATTTAGTTTGATTATCGGAATTTGGGGTTTAATGCATGGAAACAGTTAAAATAAAAGCGATAAATGTTGAAGCGTATCTGAAAAAAGATGCGACCTCAGCCATGTTAAAAAATATCGTGACCTATGTTCTCTTATCGCTGTTTGGTATGACAATGCTCATTCCATTTTTGTGGATGGTATCTACATCGCTTAAAGATACCGGTGCGATATTTTCGTTTCCGCCGAAATGGATACCTTCTGACACACGATATTTTTTAAAAGAGGGTGACGAGACTATTCGTGTAAGGCCATTAGGTAAAGTTGATAAAGATAGTGTTAAGATAAAAATAGTTGAAGGTGATAGGGTAAATGAAATTATAATTATTCCAAAAAAATCACTTATTAAAGAATGGAAGTTAAATATTTTATGGGGTAATTATGTTCGTGCTTGGAAAGCTATACCGTTTGGACGGGGATATATTAATTCTTTGATATTAACTTTGACGGTTACTATCGGACAGGTTTTGACAAGTTCTATGGCTGCTTATGCGTTTGCTCGGTTGCAGTTTCCTGGTCGTGATAAGCTTTTTTTAGCGTATCTATCGACTTTAATGATTCCCGGTGTTGTAACACTTATACCTGTTTTTATCCTTTTCAAAGTGATGCCTGATGCGTTGAATTCAATATTTCATACAACGTTTTGGACAAGTGATTTGTATATCGGTAAGTTTTATGTAGGAAAACCAATAGGGATCGATTCATATTTTGCGTTAATTATGCCGGGGCTCTTTACTGCATACGGCACTTTTATGCTGAGACAGTTTTTTATGGGGATACCTGTTGATCTAGAAGATGCTGCAAAAATTGATGGGTGCAGTCTTTTCGGAATTTATCTGAGAATTATACTTCCCTTATCAAAACCGGCTCTCGCAACACTGGTTACCTTTACATTTATGGGGCAGTGGAAAAATTTTATGTGGCCGCTTATTGTTGCTAACAGCCAGGAAATGATGCCCCTGCCGGTACTTTTAGCGTCATTTAAGGGGCTGTACAGCACTGATTGGTCTCTTTTGATGGCGGGCGGTATTATAGTTCTTTTGCCCATGATCATAGTTTTTGTGTCATGTCAGAAATATTTTGTTGAAGGAATACAATTAGGTGCGCTCAAAGGATAAGCAATATGTTGTGTGTAATATATTGCGCTTGACAATATTGAAGTATTGTGACACTATCTTTTGTGTAAAATAACAATAATTAAAGGAGAGAATTATGAAAAAGATAGTTGGTATAGTTATCGGCGTTCTCGTTTTAGCAGTTGTGATTTATATGATCATTCCAAAGGGTGGTGTAGTGGTAGCCGGTAAAGGGCTCGAAAACTATGTCCCGAAAGAGGCGGTAGCCTTTTATAGCATAAAGAACTTGGAAAGTTCATGGAAAGATATTAAAAACTCAGATTTCTGGAAGCAGCTTCAATTGATACCTGCTGTACAGAATTTGAATGCCGGACAAAGTATTAATGCGCTTACCTCTGCATTGAAAGCAAATCTTGGTGTGGATATAAATGAGAAGACGGTAATGGATCTGATTGGAAAAGACCTTGCCATCGCTATCGTTGTTGGGGCCCGCAATGACCCAGAACCAAAAGTCATTGTTTTGGCAAATATCGGATCTCAAAAAACTGCGTCGAATACCGTAAATTCACTTATCAGTAAAGCGAAAAGCACTGCGGGCACATCTGTTTCAAACTGGAAATACTCTTCGGTTGAGTTTACGAACGTGAAAAGCACCGATCCAACTGCTCCAGAGCTTAACTATGCGCTTATCAATAACACCCTCGTTCTTGGAGTTGGTAAAACAAAATCAGCTGTTGAGAAAGTTGCTGATCTTGTTACAGGGAAGTCAAAGGATTCAATTGCTCATAGCAAAGGTTACGCAATAGTTAATAAGCTTGCAGCCGGTGCCGGTAGAAATATTATTGGTACATTCTATATGGATTTTGAGAAGATTTCACAAACTGTCGGTAAAATCAATCTACCTATACCGGGTGGTGCTGTACCGGCAAACCTCGGTGCTCCACTATCTATATTGAAGAATATCGGTGGCGTTACATGGATTGATCAAGGGATTAAGACAAAAATTATTGTTACGCCTAATAAAGCAAACATGGATGAAACTACA
This genomic interval carries:
- a CDS encoding GNAT family N-acetyltransferase; protein product: MKKIRKVTLKDREAICNVIQNARAFTPEEEQCAIELLDIYLKDHSQKDYEFLCYIDDCETPVGYVCYGHAPFTHGVYYIYWIAVDPLWQSKGVGQVLMKELESLIIEKDGRMLLIETASKPSYEKTRTFYLKQHYTEFSRIKNFYCKNDDRITYGKLFAK
- a CDS encoding ATP-grasp domain-containing protein: MDWTTSVMLVGLTYNLKKLSLEDMSSYDDTEAEWDDIETIDALIEALSRDHTVVPIEADENAFSQLRKINPDIVFNVAEGKGGPNRESYIPSILEMLGIPYTGSDPTTLGICLDKSRTKEILSAHNILTPQYMIVTQNTDIYSQWTHFPSLVKPAWEGSSKGIRNSSFVNNTTQMRTEIDRVHNEYSQPALIEEFLPGREFTIAVIGNGSDTTTLPLVEIMFDALPRDAHKIYSYEAKWIWDKPNKPLPVFACPADVSSELASRIQGTALRAFHSLRCRDWCRIDIRLDKNNDPHIIELNPLPGILPNPAHNSCFPKAARAEGINYQDLINKILGITLSRISQKNLAPVSI
- the eno gene encoding phosphopyruvate hydratase translates to MTFIVDVNAREILDSRGNPTVEVDVLLESGVLGRAAVPSGASTGEHEAVELRDGDKKRYCGKGVKKAVENVVNEIFPKIEGFDAADQPGLDKQLIELDGTENKSRLGANAMLGVSLAAAKAAAATNGLSLYKYIGGVNAKVLPVPMMNIINGGAHADNNVDIQEFMIMPKGASRFSEALRMGAEVFHSLKKVLHAKGLNTSVGDEGGFAPNLKSNEEAIEVILEAIDKAGYKAGSDIFLALDAAASSFYEKGTYVLKAEQGARKSADEMIAYYADWVNKYPIVSIEDGLYEDDWEGWKRLTDVLGKKIQLVGDDLFVTNTKRLKRGIEEGIGNSILIKVNQIGTLTETLDAIEMAKENGYTAVVSHRSGETEDTTISDIVVATNAGQIKTGSLSRTDRICKYNQLLRIEEELGLVAQFGGKLKV
- a CDS encoding septum formation initiator family protein, which codes for MKFLKNTVWIFLVVVMVVSVLYFLFPEIAQYLNFLGDDKRLSRQIESEETKNVAYKKEIKDLQTNPVYIEKIAREKLGLSRPDEIIYKFDAQKKSESSKE
- a CDS encoding sugar ABC transporter permease, producing MKSTLKSSLKEAVAGYLFVMPNFLGFLVFTSLPVVASFFIAFFQWDLITEPKFVGLENFINLLSFHHENGAIVSNDPDFWKFLGNTFFLMLGIPLNMAASLILAVIMNKKLKGIVIFRTVYFLPSICAGVAIYMLWQWIYNPDFGLLNTLIRKLSFGIFNGPEWLTSTAWAKPALILMGVWTTMGGYNMILYLAGLQGIPPELYEAAAIDGASPWQKFRHVTWPMLTPTTFFIFIMSMIAGFQGGFEQAYIMTGGGPAGSTTTIEYYIFNNVYVWQHMGYAASIAWILFVIIFVINLFIWKYGGKVVHY
- a CDS encoding carbohydrate ABC transporter permease, giving the protein METVKIKAINVEAYLKKDATSAMLKNIVTYVLLSLFGMTMLIPFLWMVSTSLKDTGAIFSFPPKWIPSDTRYFLKEGDETIRVRPLGKVDKDSVKIKIVEGDRVNEIIIIPKKSLIKEWKLNILWGNYVRAWKAIPFGRGYINSLILTLTVTIGQVLTSSMAAYAFARLQFPGRDKLFLAYLSTLMIPGVVTLIPVFILFKVMPDALNSIFHTTFWTSDLYIGKFYVGKPIGIDSYFALIMPGLFTAYGTFMLRQFFMGIPVDLEDAAKIDGCSLFGIYLRIILPLSKPALATLVTFTFMGQWKNFMWPLIVANSQEMMPLPVLLASFKGLYSTDWSLLMAGGIIVLLPMIIVFVSCQKYFVEGIQLGALKG